The Candidatus Celerinatantimonas neptuna DNA segment GAAAAAAGCTTTATGCCAACATTGTATCTGGCATTGGCCGGATTTGGCTGGTCGGTCATTTTGGGGCTCCTGGCAGGTGTGTTAGCGGCCCTTAAGCGGGGGAAATGGCAGGACTGGACCCTGATGAGCCTTGCGATTGGCGGAATATCGATCCCACCATTCTGGCTTGGCCTGTTGCTCATTCAGTTTGTCGCGTTGCCATTTGGCATTTTTTCAGTCAGTGGATTTAATCACCCGTCCGATATTATTTTGCCGGCATTCACGTTAGGTGCTTCAGTGGCGGCTGTAATGGCCCGCTTTACCCGTTCGGCGTTTCTGGAAGTTGCCGGGGAAGATTATGTCCGAACAGCCCGCTCCAAAGGGCTACGATCCAAACGGGTGACATGGAAGCACATTATGCGTAATGCGCTGATCCCCGTGATTACCATGCTGGGTCTTCAGTTTGGCTTTTTGCTTGGGGGGTCGATTGTCGTTGAGACGGTCTTTAGCTGGCCAGGACTGGGATGGCTGTTAATTCAATCGATTCAGACTCAGGATCAACCTGTCATTCAGGCTTTAGTCATGCTGTTCGTACTGGAATTTATTGTCATTAATCTGTTGGTTGATCTGCTTTATGCCGTGATCAATCCAGCGATTCGACTGCGTTAGGAGACATTAATGGATTCAATGATTGAAACGTCGATATCTGAGACCATTCGTTCTCCCTGGCGGGAGTTCTGGCAACGTTTTCTGACCAATCCGATGGCGTTGTGTTCAGGTGGATTTATTGTTGTCCTGGTTTTAATTGCGGTATTTGCACCATGGCTGGCACCTTGGAACCCCATGCAATCAGATTGGTCTGCTCTGGCTGCACCGCCAAGCCTTCATCATTTGATGGGAACCGATGAGCTGGGTCGGGACTTACTTAGTCGGATTATCTATGGGGCCCGGATCTCATTATATGTCGGTTTTTTCTCTGTGACCTTAGGCATGGTGATCGGGATTGCACTGGGGTTGATTGCCGGCTATTACGGTGGCTCGGTGGATATGCTGATTATGCGTTTTGCGGATGTATTATTTGCGTTTCCAGGCATGCTTTTGGCGATTGCCGTAGTGGCTATTTTAGGGCCGGGTCTGAACAACGTGATCATTGCGGTTGCAACGTTTAGTGTGCCGGTTTTTGCAAGGATCGTCAGAGCGTCGACGTTATCGCTCAAAAATTTACCGTATGTGGAGGCAGTGCGCTGCGTTGGTGCGTCAGACCGACTGATTCTGCTGCGGCATATTTTACCGGGCACATTAGCCAACGTGATTGTCTTTTTTACGATGCGGATTGGGACCAGTATTCTGACAGCAGCGAGTTTGAGTTTTATTGGATTAGGGCCAGAGCCGGATGTGCCTGAATGGGGGAATATTCTGGCCATGGGGCGTAACATGATGATGGCTGGCAAATGGCATGTTTGCTTTTTCCCCGGGATTGCGATTTTTCTGACGGTTCTGGCATTTAACCTGTTAGGAGATGCGCTTCGCGATATTCTGGATCCTAAGTTGAAGAACTAAGTGACCTTAACTTGGGAGAGGGACGCCTATTCTGATAGGGTTTGCCTGTTATTTGAAATTGAAAGAGGTGTCGATGGAGGTTTATCAGCAGCAGCGAATTGACTTATTACTTAAGCGCTGGGAAAGTGAGCGGCGCATCGGTTACCCACGGGTTAAACCCGGTCCGTTTAACCGGATTTCAGATGTAGCTGGGGTAAAGGTTGGACATGTTACGCTCGCAGATGGAGCAATTCAAACCGGGGTGAGCGCCATTCAACCCGCGTCTCATGCGCTTTTTGATGAGCCGCTACCCTGTGCCGCCGCGGTGTTCAATGGCTTTGCAAAACCCGTTGGGTTGATTCAGATTGAAGAACTTGGCCTGTTGCAAACGCCTGTCTTGCTGGGAAATACCTTTGCCGTCGGGCGTATGTTTAGTGCATTGGTTCGCCACAGTTGCCGGGAAAATCCGGCGATTGGCCGGGAAAAACCGACCGTAAATCCATTGGTACTTGAATGTAATGATGGTTTTTTAAATGATCTGCAGGCGATGGCTGTGACAGAAGATCTGGCTGAATCAGCGCTGGCCCAGGTGGATACGACATTTGAGCGGGGCAGTGTTGGTGCCGGACGGGGCATGAGCTGTTTTGGTCTCAAAGGAGGCATCGGTACATCGTCTCGCATTATTCCTCAATTAGACGCCACCCTGGGCGTTTTGGTGCTGGCCAATTTTGGTGTGCTCTCACAGCTCACTCTCGATGGTGTGGTGATAGGCGACATGATGGCTCCTTTGCTCCCCAATCTTGCACCTCAGAAAGATGCCGGCTCCATCATTATGGTCATGGCAACGGATGCACCGTTAAGTGCACGTCAATTAAAGCGGGTGGCAAAACGTGCCGGTGCGGGTTTAGGTCGCTTAGGGAGTTACTGGGGCCATGGTTCGGGTGATATCGCTGTGGCCTTTTCAACAAAAAAACAGTCTGTTGAATGGATTGATGATGCCATGCTAGAACCCATGTTGTGTGCCGCAGCCGATGCGGTCGAGTTTGCGGTACTTGATGCGTTGTTAGAAGCGACTCCTGTCCAGGGGTTTTGTGGGCATTATCGCCCGGCATTGTCTGATGTCCTCGATGGTCTGGTCAAACAACGATAAATGGATGGTGAGATGAACATTTTTATTTCAGCCGATATTGAAGGGATTGCCGGCGTAGTTGCCAGCGATCAGTGCCAGCCTGGCCATGCGGAGCATGAGCTGGCGAGGGCTTTGATGGAAGACGAAGTCAATGCTGCGATTGCTGGCGCTTTTGATGGTGGCGCAACGGCTGTGACCGTGGCCGACAGCCATGCCAATATGACGAATCTTCGTGCGGCCTATATTGATGAACGGGCCAGTCTGGTTCAAAGTAAACCCCGGCCTTTATCAATGGTCGAAGGCATCGAATACGGGCAATATGATGGTTTGTTCTTTATTGGTTATCACAGTGGTGTCGGGCAGTCTGGTGTATTGGCTCACACCATTAATGGCAGCGCATTTCACCGGGTGATGATTAATGATCAGGCCATGGCGGAAGCGGATATCTATGCGGCAGCAGCGGCAGAATATCAAACACCGTTATGGCTGGTCAGTGGTGATGATCAATTACAAGGGTGGATTGGTGAGTATTATCCAACGGTTGAATATGCCTGTGTTAAGCGCATGATATCAACCACAGCGGCACAGTCATTAAGCCCTGCGGCATCACAAAAATTAATTCACGAAAAAGCGCGTATGGCGGTTGAGAAAGCTGTGTCACAGAAAACGACGCGTATTAAGCCGCCTTATACGCTGGAGCTCACCGTGACTAAACCGGTCATGGCCGATGTGTATGCGTTAATTCCTGGCGTAAAGCAGACTGATGCGAGAACGGTCTCGTTTGTCGGATCGGATATGAAAGAAATCGTAAGTTTATTGAGTGTATTTTCTTATTTGGCCAGGGCATGTTGATCTTGGATGATTGAATTTCGTTAAATATTGGGATGTTGCCCTGATGCGTTGATGTATGAACACGACAGTCGGTGTCGCAATCTAAAGAAAGGAAAGATGATGGGTAAACCGGTGATTGTAATTCATGGTGGGGCCGGAGCATTGGCCCGTAATGTGATGACATCAGAAAGAGAGCAGTTGTATCGACAGGGGCTGGTGGAGATTATTGCTGCCGGGCAGCTACTTTTATCGCAGGGGAAAAGTGCGGTGGATGTGGTGACAGAAGCGGTTCGGCTGTTGGAAGAAAATCCGCTATTCAATGCGGGTTATGGGTCTGTGTTCACCCATGATCAAACCCATGAGCTAGATGCCTGTATTATGGATGGCCAGACACTGGCCGCAGGTTCTGTATGCAGTGTCTCACGTATTCGTAATCCGGTTTGTGCTGCCCGGGTTGTTATGGAAAAAAGCCCCCATGTGATGTTGGCTGGCAAAGGTGCGGAGTCGTTTGCTCAGAAACAGGGATTAACAATGGTTGAGCCGATTTTTTTCTCAACTGAAACCCGTTTTCAACAGCTGATCCGTATTCGTGGCGATGCCTGTATGTCGATGAAAGCGGTGTTGGATCATGATGGTCAACGGATGAGCTGTGCCAAACCTTCTGCCGTTTCAGACGCTGATCCGCTTGATTCGGATAAGAAATACGGCACGGTCGGGGCGGTTGCCCTCGATGCTGATGGTCATCTGGCCGCTGCAACATCTACCGGAGGCATGACCAATAAAATGGTTGGCCGGGTGGGAGATTCACCCATTATCGGTGCGGGATGTTATGCCAATAATCAAACCGCGGCGCTTTCTTCAACCGGAACCGGTGAAGCTTTTATGCAGGCTGTGGCAGCTTATGATGTGTCTGCACTGATGGAATATGGTGGGTTATCACTGAATGATGCAATGAACCGTGTGGTCATGGAGAAATTACCGCTTATCGATGGTAGTGGCGGCATGATTGGTGTGGACGCTAAAGGGAATATTGCGCTGCCGTTTAACAGTGAAGGGATGTACCGCGGATACGGTTATGTCGATAGTGCTCCATGGGTTGGAATTTACAGGGATGAAACTGACTGATTAATATAAAAGCGATCTGCCCTATCTAGATTGTCGGTCTGATTATTGCTACATCATGGTTTGCGAGAGAGGTTTCGTCAGGCCGGCCATGATGCAGGCGATGAGGGGTTTATGAGATTACGTCAGATCGAGGTTTTTCAGGCTATTTGTCAAACGGGGTCGATTAGTGGAGCCGCCCGGCTTCTGAATGTTTCTCAACCCAATGTCAGCCGTATTCTCAGTCATACCGAACAGCAATTAGGGTTCCACTTATTCGATCGCCATGCGCAAGGGTTGAATGTCACGGATGAAGGCCGCTTATTAATCCCCGAAGTTGAAGGCGTCTATGAGCGACTTCAGTGCATCTCTGATCTGACCCAACGGATGCGCGATAATAAGGCGCAGATGGTCAAGATTGGTGCGGCTCATGCTTTCGGTCAAATGGTGGTTGCTCCAAGTATCGTGTCTTTTAGTAAGCAATATTCCGCAATTCAGGTTGATTTGGTCACAGAACATTTTGCAATGCTTTCATCGATGGTGTTGGATAAGCAGCTCGATTTTGCCCTTGTTTTTGGACAACACGTCAGTGATAAATTATT contains these protein-coding regions:
- the iaaA gene encoding Isoaspartyl peptidase, yielding MGKPVIVIHGGAGALARNVMTSEREQLYRQGLVEIIAAGQLLLSQGKSAVDVVTEAVRLLEENPLFNAGYGSVFTHDQTHELDACIMDGQTLAAGSVCSVSRIRNPVCAARVVMEKSPHVMLAGKGAESFAQKQGLTMVEPIFFSTETRFQQLIRIRGDACMSMKAVLDHDGQRMSCAKPSAVSDADPLDSDKKYGTVGAVALDADGHLAAATSTGGMTNKMVGRVGDSPIIGAGCYANNQTAALSSTGTGEAFMQAVAAYDVSALMEYGGLSLNDAMNRVVMEKLPLIDGSGGMIGVDAKGNIALPFNSEGMYRGYGYVDSAPWVGIYRDETD
- the gsiD_1 gene encoding Glutathione transport system permease protein GsiD translates to MDSMIETSISETIRSPWREFWQRFLTNPMALCSGGFIVVLVLIAVFAPWLAPWNPMQSDWSALAAPPSLHHLMGTDELGRDLLSRIIYGARISLYVGFFSVTLGMVIGIALGLIAGYYGGSVDMLIMRFADVLFAFPGMLLAIAVVAILGPGLNNVIIAVATFSVPVFARIVRASTLSLKNLPYVEAVRCVGASDRLILLRHILPGTLANVIVFFTMRIGTSILTAASLSFIGLGPEPDVPEWGNILAMGRNMMMAGKWHVCFFPGIAIFLTVLAFNLLGDALRDILDPKLKN
- the cysB_1 gene encoding HTH-type transcriptional regulator CysB, encoding MRLRQIEVFQAICQTGSISGAARLLNVSQPNVSRILSHTEQQLGFHLFDRHAQGLNVTDEGRLLIPEVEGVYERLQCISDLTQRMRDNKAQMVKIGAAHAFGQMVVAPSIVSFSKQYSAIQVDLVTEHFAMLSSMVLDKQLDFALVFGQHVSDKLLAEPLFQSSMVAILPKEMASPEKVSLSWLCEHDLVMMQRDDPLGHVLHRAIDQQHLKPRSSLHVKTYSVIADMVVSGGGVGVVDVFTARNYEHRLNIVAIQEPLPFEVMFLSQRGLPQSRATLALKKRLKEQCWNIALARGC
- the dppA_2 gene encoding D-aminopeptidase, with the protein product MNIFISADIEGIAGVVASDQCQPGHAEHELARALMEDEVNAAIAGAFDGGATAVTVADSHANMTNLRAAYIDERASLVQSKPRPLSMVEGIEYGQYDGLFFIGYHSGVGQSGVLAHTINGSAFHRVMINDQAMAEADIYAAAAAEYQTPLWLVSGDDQLQGWIGEYYPTVEYACVKRMISTTAAQSLSPAASQKLIHEKARMAVEKAVSQKTTRIKPPYTLELTVTKPVMADVYALIPGVKQTDARTVSFVGSDMKEIVSLLSVFSYLARAC
- the gsiC_1 gene encoding Glutathione transport system permease protein GsiC; this translates as MLTYVFRRILEMIPVLLVVSLLVFGFIKLLPGDPARIYAGPDAQQSAIEAARVHLGLDKPLAQQYVNWLGGLFHGDLGITYRTQQPVTKVIEKSFMPTLYLALAGFGWSVILGLLAGVLAALKRGKWQDWTLMSLAIGGISIPPFWLGLLLIQFVALPFGIFSVSGFNHPSDIILPAFTLGASVAAVMARFTRSAFLEVAGEDYVRTARSKGLRSKRVTWKHIMRNALIPVITMLGLQFGFLLGGSIVVETVFSWPGLGWLLIQSIQTQDQPVIQALVMLFVLEFIVINLLVDLLYAVINPAIRLR
- a CDS encoding Beta-peptidyl aminopeptidase BapA — translated: MEVYQQQRIDLLLKRWESERRIGYPRVKPGPFNRISDVAGVKVGHVTLADGAIQTGVSAIQPASHALFDEPLPCAAAVFNGFAKPVGLIQIEELGLLQTPVLLGNTFAVGRMFSALVRHSCRENPAIGREKPTVNPLVLECNDGFLNDLQAMAVTEDLAESALAQVDTTFERGSVGAGRGMSCFGLKGGIGTSSRIIPQLDATLGVLVLANFGVLSQLTLDGVVIGDMMAPLLPNLAPQKDAGSIIMVMATDAPLSARQLKRVAKRAGAGLGRLGSYWGHGSGDIAVAFSTKKQSVEWIDDAMLEPMLCAAADAVEFAVLDALLEATPVQGFCGHYRPALSDVLDGLVKQR